The following coding sequences lie in one Rutidosis leptorrhynchoides isolate AG116_Rl617_1_P2 chromosome 4, CSIRO_AGI_Rlap_v1, whole genome shotgun sequence genomic window:
- the LOC139839508 gene encoding uncharacterized protein isoform X2 codes for MESDSSDELFELKGSTVDRKFFELESPATPHNTPEMDCYVCVSDFVDDKTVSSKPKIKGKETITETLLPLGKHAIVKPKESEIHHVLPPKHGKHAVTE; via the exons ATGGAATCTGATAGTTCGGATGAGTTATTTGAGCTTAAAGGCTCAACTGTCGATCG CAAGTTTTTTGAGCTTGAAAGCCCAGCTACTCCTCA CAACACCCCAGAGATGGATTGCTATGTGTGTGTTTCTGATTTTGTTGATGACAAAACTGTTTCTAG TAAGCCTAAAATCAAGGGGAAAGAGACAATCACTGAGACTCTACTACCATTAGGCAAACATGCAATTGT TAAGCCAAAGGAGTCTGAGATCCACCATGTACTACCACCAAAACATGGCAAACATGCTGTTACTgagtaa
- the LOC139839508 gene encoding uncharacterized protein isoform X1, whose product MSNPRTRSRSNKHRLAHLLNLITKFVSQGMESDSSDELFELKGSTVDRKFFELESPATPHNTPEMDCYVCVSDFVDDKTVSSKPKIKGKETITETLLPLGKHAIVKPKESEIHHVLPPKHGKHAVTE is encoded by the exons ATGAGCAATCCAAGAACACGAAGCAGATCCAATAAGCATCGATTGGCACATTTGCTGAATCTGATTAC CAAGTTTGTAAGCCAGGGGATGGAATCTGATAGTTCGGATGAGTTATTTGAGCTTAAAGGCTCAACTGTCGATCG CAAGTTTTTTGAGCTTGAAAGCCCAGCTACTCCTCA CAACACCCCAGAGATGGATTGCTATGTGTGTGTTTCTGATTTTGTTGATGACAAAACTGTTTCTAG TAAGCCTAAAATCAAGGGGAAAGAGACAATCACTGAGACTCTACTACCATTAGGCAAACATGCAATTGT TAAGCCAAAGGAGTCTGAGATCCACCATGTACTACCACCAAAACATGGCAAACATGCTGTTACTgagtaa